The Yersinia intermedia genome window below encodes:
- a CDS encoding MmcQ/YjbR family DNA-binding protein, translated as MNNSALLEYCMSKPGAEQSDHEEWQANQIKVADVMFAMVGEIGGRPSISVKTSPELAESLREQHPEIVPSEHLNKAHWNTVFLDGQLPNSQFYSLIDRSYQLVLQGLPEHRRQELAV; from the coding sequence ATGAATAATTCAGCATTATTGGAATACTGCATGTCTAAACCGGGAGCTGAACAGAGTGATCATGAGGAATGGCAGGCCAATCAGATTAAAGTAGCTGATGTGATGTTTGCGATGGTGGGGGAAATTGGTGGGCGGCCCTCCATTTCGGTAAAAACCAGCCCTGAGCTGGCGGAGAGTCTGCGCGAGCAACATCCGGAGATCGTGCCGAGTGAACACTTGAATAAAGCGCACTGGAACACGGTGTTTCTGGATGGGCAATTACCGAATTCACAGTTTTACTCGTTAATTGACCGCTCTTATCAATTGGTATTGCAGGGGTTACCAGAGCATCGACGGCAGGAACTGGCTGTTTGA
- the uvrA gene encoding excinuclease ABC subunit UvrA, giving the protein MDNIEVRGARTHNLKNINLIIPRDKLIVVTGLSGSGKSSLAFDTLYAEGQRRYVESLSAYARQFLSLMEKPDVDHIEGLSPAISIEQKSTSHNPRSTVGTITEIHDYLRLLFARVGEPRCPDHDVTLAAQTVSQMVDNVISQPEGRRLMLLAPVVKDRKGEHTKTLEGLAMQGYIRARIDGEVCDLSDPPKLELQKKHTIEVVVDRFKVREDLAQRLAESFETALELSGGTAVVADMDDPHAEELLFSANFACPICGYSMSELEPRLFSFNNPAGACPTCDGLGVQQFFDPDRVLQNPELSLAGGAIRGWDRRNFYYFQMLRSLADHYKFDIEAPFNSLDSAIQQAVLYGSGKDTIEFKYINDRGDTTVRRHPFEGVLHNMERRYKETESSAVREELAKFISNRSCASCHGTRLRREARYVFVENTTLPEISELSIGHALTFFQNMKLSGQRAQIAEKVLKEIGDRLKFLVNVGLNYLSLSRSAETLSGGEAQRIRLASQIGAGLVGVMYVLDEPSIGLHQRDNERLLETLIHLRNLGNTVIVVEHDEDAIRAADHVIDIGPGAGVHGGEVVAEGTVEDIMAEPKSLTGQFLSGKREITIPAQRVPGDPTKVLKLIGASGNNLKDVTLTLPVGLFSCITGVSGSGKSTLINDTLYCIAQRQLNGATSNEPAPFREIQGLEHFDKVIDIDQSPIGRTPRSNPATYTGIFTPIRELFAGVPESRTRGYTPGRFSFNVKGGRCEACQGDGVIKVEMHFLPDIYVPCDQCKGKRYNRETLEVKYKGKSIHEVLAMTIEEAREFFDAVPALARKLQTLMDVGLSYICLGQSATTLSGGEAQRVKLSRELSKRGTGQTLYILDEPTTGLHFADIQQLLAVLHQLRDQGNTIVVIEHNLDVIKTADWIVDLGPEGGSGGGEILVSGTPETVAECAASHTARFLKPMLQRK; this is encoded by the coding sequence ATGGATAATATAGAAGTTCGGGGCGCTCGCACCCATAATCTTAAGAATATCAACCTGATTATCCCGCGTGACAAACTGATCGTGGTCACCGGTCTATCGGGTTCAGGCAAATCCTCACTGGCTTTTGATACCTTGTATGCCGAGGGGCAACGCCGTTATGTTGAGTCTCTCTCCGCCTATGCGCGTCAATTTCTATCACTGATGGAAAAACCGGATGTTGACCATATTGAAGGTCTGTCGCCGGCAATCTCTATTGAGCAAAAATCAACCTCGCATAACCCGCGTTCGACTGTGGGTACCATCACTGAAATCCATGACTATCTGCGTTTGCTGTTCGCCCGTGTTGGTGAACCACGCTGTCCAGATCACGATGTTACGCTAGCAGCACAAACCGTCAGTCAGATGGTGGATAACGTCATCAGCCAGCCGGAAGGCCGCCGCTTGATGTTACTGGCCCCGGTGGTAAAAGATCGCAAAGGCGAGCATACCAAAACACTGGAAGGTCTGGCTATGCAGGGCTATATCCGGGCGCGGATCGATGGCGAGGTGTGCGATCTGTCTGATCCGCCAAAATTAGAACTGCAAAAAAAACATACCATTGAAGTGGTGGTCGATCGCTTCAAAGTGCGTGAAGATCTGGCTCAGCGTCTGGCTGAGTCATTTGAAACAGCACTGGAGCTTTCTGGTGGTACTGCCGTCGTTGCCGATATGGATGACCCACACGCTGAAGAGCTGTTGTTCTCCGCCAACTTTGCCTGCCCGATTTGCGGCTACAGTATGAGTGAGTTGGAACCACGCCTGTTCTCCTTTAACAACCCAGCGGGGGCCTGCCCAACTTGTGACGGCTTAGGGGTACAACAGTTCTTTGATCCAGACCGTGTATTACAGAATCCAGAGCTATCGCTGGCGGGTGGTGCCATCCGTGGTTGGGATCGCCGCAACTTCTATTACTTCCAGATGCTGCGCTCACTGGCAGATCATTATAAGTTTGATATCGAAGCACCATTTAACTCACTCGATAGCGCGATACAGCAAGCCGTTTTATACGGTTCTGGCAAAGATACCATTGAATTCAAATACATTAACGATCGGGGTGATACCACCGTTCGCCGCCACCCATTTGAAGGGGTGCTGCACAATATGGAACGTCGCTATAAAGAGACGGAATCCAGTGCGGTACGTGAGGAACTGGCCAAATTTATCAGCAATCGCTCCTGTGCTTCATGCCACGGCACTCGCTTGCGCCGCGAAGCGCGTTATGTGTTTGTCGAAAACACCACTCTGCCTGAGATTTCTGAACTGAGCATCGGCCATGCGCTGACCTTCTTCCAAAACATGAAACTGAGTGGTCAGCGGGCGCAAATTGCCGAGAAAGTGCTGAAAGAGATTGGCGATCGGCTGAAGTTCCTGGTTAACGTCGGGCTGAATTATCTGTCGCTATCCCGCTCAGCGGAAACGCTGTCTGGTGGTGAAGCGCAGCGTATCCGTTTAGCAAGCCAGATTGGTGCCGGTTTAGTGGGTGTCATGTATGTACTGGATGAACCGTCCATCGGCTTGCACCAACGTGATAATGAACGGCTGCTGGAAACACTGATTCATCTGCGCAATCTGGGTAACACGGTGATTGTGGTGGAACATGATGAAGACGCTATCCGCGCTGCCGATCATGTGATTGATATTGGCCCCGGAGCGGGTGTGCATGGTGGTGAGGTGGTGGCCGAAGGGACTGTTGAAGACATCATGGCTGAACCGAAGTCACTGACTGGTCAGTTCCTTAGCGGCAAACGAGAAATCACCATACCAGCGCAACGCGTACCGGGTGACCCAACCAAAGTGTTAAAACTGATTGGTGCCAGCGGCAATAACTTGAAAGATGTCACACTGACACTGCCGGTCGGGTTGTTTAGTTGTATTACCGGGGTTTCTGGTTCAGGTAAATCGACGCTGATCAACGATACCTTATATTGCATCGCCCAGCGCCAGTTGAACGGCGCGACCAGCAACGAGCCTGCGCCATTCCGTGAAATTCAAGGCTTGGAGCATTTCGATAAAGTCATCGATATTGACCAAAGCCCGATTGGGCGGACGCCGCGCTCTAACCCGGCGACTTATACCGGTATCTTTACCCCCATCCGCGAGCTATTTGCCGGTGTACCAGAATCACGCACCCGTGGTTATACGCCAGGCCGCTTCAGCTTTAACGTCAAAGGGGGCCGTTGTGAGGCCTGTCAGGGCGACGGGGTAATTAAAGTCGAAATGCACTTCCTGCCCGATATCTATGTGCCATGCGACCAGTGTAAAGGTAAGCGTTATAACCGTGAAACGCTGGAAGTAAAATACAAAGGTAAAAGTATCCACGAAGTGCTGGCGATGACTATCGAAGAGGCTCGCGAGTTCTTTGATGCGGTTCCGGCACTGGCGCGTAAGCTGCAAACACTGATGGATGTGGGCCTGTCCTATATCTGTCTGGGGCAATCTGCGACTACGTTGTCCGGTGGTGAAGCGCAACGGGTGAAACTGTCGCGTGAATTATCAAAACGCGGCACCGGTCAGACGCTCTATATTCTAGACGAACCCACTACCGGTCTGCATTTTGCTGATATTCAGCAACTGCTGGCGGTGTTGCATCAATTGCGCGATCAGGGCAATACCATTGTAGTCATTGAGCACAATCTGGATGTGATTAAGACGGCTGATTGGATTGTCGATCTGGGGCCGGAAGGCGGCAGTGGCGGTGGCGAGATTCTGGTCTCCGGCACGCCAGAGACAGTTGCAGAATGTGCCGCGTCACATACGGCTCGCTTCCTCAAGCCAATGCTGCAACGTAAGTAA
- a CDS encoding glutathione S-transferase family protein: MVTVHHLNNSRSQRILWMLEELQVPYELKRYQRDPGSLLAPPELKKIHPLGKSPVITDGDLTLAESGAIIEYLQETYDAQGLFKPTGHYDRQQFRYWMHYAEGSLMPLLVMKLIFSRLGGPPVPWIIRPVAKALGDGVQKSYLNKQIATHRDYLEQHLTNNQWFAGSDFSAADIQMSFPIEAINTRGGLEGFPKLQDFLVRIHQRPAYQQAIEKGGAYKLES, encoded by the coding sequence ATGGTCACGGTTCACCATCTGAATAATTCACGTTCACAGCGTATTTTGTGGATGTTGGAGGAACTGCAAGTTCCCTATGAATTGAAGCGCTATCAGCGCGATCCGGGCAGCCTTCTGGCACCGCCAGAGTTAAAAAAGATCCATCCATTAGGAAAATCACCGGTGATTACTGACGGTGATCTCACTTTGGCAGAATCGGGTGCCATTATTGAGTATTTACAGGAAACCTATGATGCCCAAGGGTTATTTAAACCCACCGGTCACTATGATCGTCAGCAGTTCCGTTACTGGATGCATTATGCAGAAGGTTCATTGATGCCATTGCTGGTGATGAAACTTATCTTTAGCCGATTGGGTGGGCCGCCTGTACCGTGGATTATTCGCCCAGTTGCCAAAGCACTGGGTGATGGCGTGCAAAAAAGTTATCTGAATAAGCAAATAGCGACTCACCGCGATTATCTGGAACAGCATTTGACGAATAATCAGTGGTTTGCTGGCAGTGATTTCAGCGCGGCAGATATTCAGATGAGTTTTCCTATCGAGGCAATCAACACCCGTGGTGGTCTTGAGGGGTTCCCGAAACTGCAAGATTTCTTAGTGCGCATTCATCAGCGCCCAGCTTACCAACAAGCGATTGAGAAGGGGGGTGCCTACAAACTGGAAAGCTGA
- a CDS encoding helix-turn-helix transcriptional regulator, translating into MDYPIKILSQLRPTLIGFRKQKGLTQASLAQLLGITQQSYAKLEADPASASIERLFKVLQLLDVELILSEKKNVRLYSSKTHQPEESQTLNLPSKQEDW; encoded by the coding sequence ATGGACTATCCCATTAAAATTTTGAGTCAATTACGCCCTACCTTGATTGGCTTTCGTAAGCAGAAAGGGCTAACTCAGGCCAGCCTGGCACAACTGTTAGGTATCACCCAGCAATCCTATGCAAAATTGGAGGCAGATCCTGCATCGGCCAGTATTGAACGGCTTTTTAAAGTATTACAACTTTTAGACGTAGAACTCATCCTCAGTGAGAAAAAAAACGTCAGGCTGTATTCAAGTAAAACCCACCAGCCAGAAGAAAGTCAGACGCTAAATTTGCCGTCAAAACAAGAGGATTGGTAA
- the ssb1 gene encoding single-stranded DNA-binding protein SSB1 — MASRGVNKVILVGNLGQDPEVRYMPNGGAVANITLATSESWRDKATGEQKEKTEWHRVVLFGKLAEVAGEYLRKGSQVYIEGALQTRKWTDQAGVEKYTTEVVVNVGGTMQMLGGRQGGGAPAGGGAQQDGGAQGGWGQPQQPQGGSQFSGGQTSRPAQSAPAAQPQGGNEPPMDFDDDIPF, encoded by the coding sequence ATGGCCAGCAGAGGCGTAAACAAAGTGATTTTGGTCGGGAATTTGGGCCAAGACCCGGAAGTCCGCTACATGCCAAACGGCGGAGCTGTTGCCAATATCACCCTGGCCACTTCCGAAAGCTGGCGTGATAAAGCCACCGGCGAGCAGAAAGAAAAAACGGAATGGCACCGTGTAGTGTTATTCGGCAAATTGGCCGAAGTGGCGGGTGAATACCTGCGTAAAGGCTCTCAGGTCTATATTGAAGGCGCTCTACAGACCCGTAAGTGGACAGATCAGGCCGGTGTTGAGAAATACACCACTGAAGTTGTGGTTAATGTGGGCGGCACCATGCAAATGCTGGGTGGCCGTCAGGGCGGCGGTGCTCCGGCAGGTGGTGGTGCGCAACAAGACGGCGGTGCGCAAGGCGGTTGGGGTCAACCTCAGCAACCACAAGGTGGTAGCCAGTTCAGCGGCGGTCAGACTTCGCGTCCGGCCCAGTCTGCACCAGCAGCACAACCACAAGGCGGCAATGAGCCACCAATGGATTTCGATGACGATATCCCGTTCTGA
- a CDS encoding amino acid aminotransferase yields MFQNVDAYAGDPILSLMESFKADDRAHKVNLSIGLYYNEQGEIPQMQAVDTAETQMNAQPHGTPVYLPMEGLQSYRTAIQQLLFGSDHPMLAQQRVATIQTVGGSGALKVGADFLHSYFPDSQVWVSDPTWENHVAIFSGAGFKVNTYPYFDNDKLGVKFDQMLATLQQLPARSIVLLHPCCHNPTGSDLTNAQWDQVIGVAKDRDLIPFLDIAYQGFGAGLNEDAYAIRAMAAAELPCLVSNSFSKIFSLYNERVGGLSVVCESEEAAGRVLGQLKATVRRNYSSPPNFGAQVVSKVLHDGELRAQWQAEVEQMRLRIIEMRSTLVKALKAALPNRNFDYLLHQRGMFSYTGFSAAQVDRLRDEFGVYLIASGRMCMAGVNHSNVQWVAAAFAAVQ; encoded by the coding sequence GTGTTCCAGAATGTTGACGCCTATGCAGGTGACCCCATCCTTTCACTGATGGAAAGTTTTAAAGCCGACGACCGAGCACATAAAGTGAATTTGAGTATTGGGCTTTATTACAATGAGCAGGGTGAAATCCCGCAAATGCAGGCAGTGGATACCGCTGAAACCCAAATGAATGCTCAGCCACATGGGACACCGGTTTATTTGCCAATGGAAGGTTTGCAATCTTATCGTACTGCTATTCAGCAGCTACTATTTGGCAGCGATCACCCTATGCTGGCTCAGCAACGGGTGGCGACTATCCAAACTGTCGGTGGTTCCGGTGCATTGAAAGTGGGTGCTGATTTCCTTCATTCCTATTTCCCTGACTCTCAGGTGTGGGTCAGTGACCCTACGTGGGAAAACCATGTTGCTATCTTCAGTGGCGCAGGTTTTAAGGTGAATACCTACCCGTACTTTGATAATGACAAGCTGGGCGTAAAATTCGATCAAATGCTGGCAACGTTGCAGCAGTTACCGGCCAGAAGCATTGTGTTGCTCCATCCTTGCTGCCATAACCCAACCGGATCTGATCTGACGAATGCGCAGTGGGATCAGGTTATTGGCGTGGCTAAAGACAGGGATCTGATCCCGTTCCTGGATATTGCCTATCAGGGCTTTGGTGCTGGGTTGAATGAAGATGCTTATGCGATTCGAGCCATGGCGGCAGCGGAGTTGCCTTGTCTGGTCAGTAACTCCTTCTCTAAAATCTTCTCTCTGTATAACGAACGGGTCGGTGGCCTTTCTGTGGTATGTGAAAGTGAAGAAGCCGCTGGTCGCGTATTGGGGCAACTGAAAGCCACGGTGCGCCGTAACTATTCCAGCCCGCCAAACTTTGGCGCACAGGTTGTGTCAAAAGTACTGCATGACGGCGAGTTACGGGCGCAGTGGCAGGCTGAAGTGGAACAGATGCGTCTGCGTATTATTGAAATGCGCAGCACGTTGGTGAAAGCCTTAAAGGCAGCGCTACCTAATCGTAATTTTGACTACTTACTGCACCAGCGTGGCATGTTCAGCTATACCGGTTTTAGTGCTGCCCAAGTGGATCGTCTGCGTGACGAGTTTGGCGTATATCTGATTGCCAGTGGCAGGATGTGTATGGCAGGTGTCAACCACAGCAATGTTCAGTGGGTAGCTGCTGCGTTTGCGGCAGTACAGTAA
- the dnaB gene encoding replicative DNA helicase, producing MAAKKPTNNMTEPRDRQMEGLKLPPHSLEAEQSVLGGLMLDNERWDNVSERVASNDFFSRPHRRIFTEMQRLLENSKPIDLITLSESLEQKGDLDSVGGFAYLAELSKNTPSAANIGAYADIVRERAVVREMISVANEIADAGYDPQGRSSEDLLDLAESKVFQIAESRASKDEGPKSVDQILEATVARIEQLYQRPHDGVTGVSTGFTDLDKKTAGLQKSDLIIVAARPSMGKTTFAMNLCENAAMMQEKPVLIFSLEMPGDQIMMRMLASLSHVDQTRIRTGQLDDEDWARISSTMGILMEKRNMYIDDSSGLTPTEVRSRARRIFREHGGLSLIMIDYLQLMRVPSLSDNRTLEIAEISRSLKALAKELQVPVVALSQLNRSLEQRADKRPVNSDLRESGSIEQDADLIMFIYRDEVYHENSDEKGIAQIILGKQRNGPIGSVRLKFNGQWSRFDNYAGPQYDDE from the coding sequence ATGGCCGCAAAAAAACCAACCAACAATATGACAGAGCCACGAGACCGCCAGATGGAAGGGCTGAAACTCCCGCCTCATTCGCTGGAGGCAGAGCAGTCCGTGTTGGGCGGTTTGATGCTGGATAATGAACGCTGGGATAACGTGTCAGAACGCGTTGCCAGCAATGACTTCTTCAGCCGCCCGCATCGCCGAATCTTTACTGAAATGCAGCGTTTGCTGGAAAACAGCAAACCGATCGACTTGATCACCTTGTCTGAGTCGCTAGAGCAAAAAGGCGATCTGGATTCGGTGGGGGGATTTGCCTATCTGGCAGAGTTATCGAAAAATACGCCAAGTGCGGCGAATATTGGTGCCTATGCTGATATCGTGCGCGAACGTGCGGTAGTACGTGAAATGATCTCGGTAGCCAACGAGATAGCTGACGCCGGTTATGATCCCCAAGGGCGTAGCAGTGAAGATCTGCTGGATCTGGCTGAATCAAAAGTGTTTCAGATAGCTGAAAGCCGCGCCAGTAAAGATGAAGGGCCGAAAAGTGTCGATCAGATCCTCGAAGCCACGGTCGCGCGAATTGAGCAGCTCTATCAGCGGCCCCATGATGGGGTGACCGGTGTTTCAACCGGCTTTACCGACCTCGATAAAAAAACCGCCGGATTGCAGAAATCAGATTTGATCATTGTCGCTGCGCGTCCATCAATGGGTAAAACCACTTTTGCGATGAACTTGTGTGAAAACGCAGCGATGATGCAGGAAAAACCGGTATTGATCTTCAGTTTGGAGATGCCCGGCGATCAGATCATGATGCGTATGCTGGCATCCCTGTCACATGTTGACCAGACCCGTATTCGTACCGGTCAACTCGATGATGAAGATTGGGCGCGTATTTCCAGCACCATGGGCATATTGATGGAAAAACGCAATATGTACATTGATGACTCATCTGGTCTGACGCCGACAGAAGTGCGCTCCCGCGCGCGGCGTATTTTCCGCGAACATGGTGGTTTGAGCCTGATTATGATCGACTACCTGCAATTGATGCGGGTGCCATCTCTTTCAGATAACCGAACGTTGGAAATCGCCGAGATTTCGCGCTCACTCAAAGCACTGGCGAAAGAGTTGCAAGTCCCGGTCGTGGCGTTATCACAGCTTAACCGTAGTTTGGAGCAACGCGCCGATAAACGGCCAGTTAACTCCGACTTACGTGAATCAGGCTCTATCGAACAAGATGCGGACTTAATCATGTTTATCTATCGTGACGAGGTTTATCACGAGAACAGTGATGAGAAAGGGATCGCGCAGATCATTTTGGGTAAACAACGTAATGGCCCGATCGGATCTGTCCGGCTGAAATTTAACGGCCAATGGTCGCGCTTTGATAACTATGCCGGTCCGCAGTACGACGACGAATAG
- a CDS encoding quinone oxidoreductase translates to MAKHIQFSTTGGPEVLQYLDFTPSDPAANEVQVENKAIGINYIDTYIRSGLYSPSQFPSGLGTEAAGIVTKVGSSVNTINVGDRVVYAQSALGAYSEVHNVAAEKIAILPDNISFEQAAASFLKGLTVHYLLRQTHEIKPGEVFLFHAAAGGVGLIACQWAQALGAKLIGSVGSDEKAKLAKAAGAWATINYRTENIAERVAELTNGEKVGVVYDSVGKSTWLDSLNSLKRRGLMVSFGNASGPVTGVDLAILNQKGGLYVTRPSLNTYVTNRQELESASHELFSLIASGAINVDVAKAQQFPLRDAHRAHQILESRQTTGSSLLIP, encoded by the coding sequence ATGGCAAAGCATATCCAATTCAGTACCACTGGCGGGCCGGAAGTGTTGCAGTACCTTGATTTCACCCCTTCTGACCCTGCGGCAAATGAGGTTCAGGTAGAAAACAAGGCAATCGGTATTAACTATATCGATACTTATATTCGCAGTGGGCTTTATTCACCATCACAGTTTCCCAGTGGATTGGGAACAGAGGCTGCGGGAATTGTCACCAAAGTGGGTTCATCGGTTAACACAATAAACGTCGGTGACCGGGTGGTGTATGCCCAATCAGCTCTCGGGGCTTACAGCGAAGTGCATAATGTTGCGGCAGAGAAGATTGCCATACTTCCTGACAATATCTCTTTCGAGCAGGCCGCAGCATCATTCCTCAAAGGACTGACCGTGCACTATCTGTTGCGCCAAACCCACGAGATAAAACCGGGTGAGGTATTCCTGTTCCATGCAGCGGCAGGGGGAGTAGGGCTAATTGCATGCCAGTGGGCGCAAGCGCTTGGTGCTAAGCTTATCGGCAGTGTTGGTTCTGATGAAAAGGCCAAATTAGCAAAAGCTGCTGGTGCCTGGGCCACGATTAACTATCGTACAGAAAATATTGCCGAGCGGGTGGCAGAGCTGACTAATGGCGAAAAAGTGGGTGTGGTGTATGACTCCGTCGGGAAAAGTACCTGGCTGGACTCGCTTAATAGCCTTAAGCGTAGAGGCTTGATGGTGAGTTTCGGTAATGCCTCCGGCCCAGTAACAGGAGTAGATCTTGCCATCCTGAACCAAAAAGGCGGGCTATATGTTACTCGCCCCTCTCTCAACACTTATGTCACCAATCGGCAAGAGTTAGAAAGTGCCAGCCACGAACTGTTTTCACTGATTGCTAGCGGAGCAATTAATGTCGATGTGGCAAAGGCACAGCAATTCCCGTTGCGTGATGCTCACCGTGCCCATCAAATTTTAGAAAGCCG
- a CDS encoding type II toxin-antitoxin system HipA family toxin, which produces MTRRIQRLNIWMNGQYVGYWEKTRGEESLVYAQEWIENAQGRPLSLSLPFTANNQVYRGNIVRDYFDNLLPDSDDIRRRLATRYHADSINPFDLLFELGRDCVGAIQLLANDTPPADLFSIQQQPLTEHDVARILRNSWSDNTFVRPEHNEDLRLSIAGAQEKTALLFHDDRWCLPLGSTPTTHIFKLPLGLVGNMQADMRTSVENEWLCAKILASYNLPVARSEIGQFEDQKALIVERFDRRLSRDNRWIVRLPQEDMCQASGTSPLKKYQMDGGPGITTIMGILSGSDNASEDRNLFFKTQIIFWLLAATDGHAKNFSIAHLPRNSYHLTPLYDVLSTHPIIGSSHNQIAIQKAKLAMAVRGSENHYLINQIQRRHWRKQAELVGLGAYLADSIIDEVITATPRVIAQIQAQLPANFPTDLAESILTGLHRQCDKIAAMP; this is translated from the coding sequence ATGACTCGCCGCATTCAACGGCTCAATATCTGGATGAACGGTCAGTATGTTGGCTATTGGGAAAAAACCCGAGGCGAAGAATCACTGGTTTATGCTCAAGAATGGATAGAGAACGCGCAAGGCCGCCCACTGTCATTGTCATTACCTTTTACTGCAAATAATCAGGTTTATAGAGGCAATATTGTCCGGGACTATTTTGATAACTTATTACCCGATAGCGATGATATCCGGCGGCGTCTGGCAACCAGATATCACGCTGACAGCATCAACCCTTTCGATCTACTCTTTGAATTAGGGAGAGATTGTGTCGGCGCAATACAATTGCTGGCAAATGATACCCCCCCTGCCGATCTATTCTCAATTCAACAACAGCCACTAACTGAGCACGATGTGGCTCGTATCCTACGAAACTCATGGTCTGACAATACATTTGTGCGCCCTGAACACAATGAAGATCTCAGATTATCTATCGCGGGGGCACAAGAAAAAACAGCGCTGTTGTTTCACGATGACCGGTGGTGTCTCCCGTTAGGCAGCACTCCCACAACCCATATTTTCAAACTTCCTTTGGGCTTGGTCGGCAATATGCAAGCTGATATGAGGACTTCTGTTGAAAACGAATGGCTGTGTGCAAAAATTCTGGCAAGTTATAACTTGCCAGTTGCCCGTAGTGAAATTGGCCAGTTTGAAGATCAAAAAGCCCTGATTGTTGAACGTTTTGACCGGCGGTTATCCCGTGACAATCGTTGGATTGTCAGATTACCGCAGGAAGATATGTGTCAGGCCTCCGGGACTTCACCCTTGAAAAAATACCAAATGGATGGCGGCCCTGGTATTACAACTATCATGGGGATTTTAAGTGGTTCGGATAATGCCAGTGAAGACAGAAACCTCTTCTTTAAAACACAGATTATTTTCTGGTTACTGGCAGCAACCGATGGGCATGCAAAAAATTTCAGCATTGCTCATCTCCCCAGAAATAGTTACCACCTCACGCCACTTTATGATGTGCTATCGACCCATCCGATTATCGGCTCAAGTCATAATCAAATTGCGATACAAAAAGCCAAGTTAGCGATGGCCGTTCGAGGGAGTGAAAATCACTATTTAATTAACCAGATACAGCGGCGCCATTGGCGAAAACAGGCCGAGCTTGTTGGGCTAGGAGCGTATCTTGCTGATAGTATTATTGATGAAGTTATTACCGCAACCCCGAGGGTAATAGCACAAATACAAGCCCAGCTTCCCGCTAATTTTCCAACTGATTTAGCAGAAAGTATCCTCACAGGTCTTCATCGACAGTGTGATAAAATAGCGGCAATGCCTTGA
- the alr gene encoding alanine racemase, whose amino-acid sequence MKAATAVIDRRALRHNLQQVRRMAPQSRLIAVVKANAYGHGLLETAHTLQDADCYGVARIGEALMLRSGGIVKPILLLEGFFAAEDLPILVANRIETAVHSIEQLEALEAADLPAPINVWMKLDTGMHRLGVRPEQADAFYQRLCACRNVIQPVNIMSHFSRADEPEVETTHQQLACFDAFAIGKPGKQSIAASGGILLWPQAHRDWVRPGIILYGVSPMDEPYASHFDLLPAMALKSSLIAVREHKAGEPVGYGGTWVSEHDTRLGVVAIGYGDGYPRSAPSGTPMWVNGREVCIVGRVSMDMISVDLGPNSSDKVGDEVLLWGADLPVEKIAAYTGISAYELITKLTSRVAMEYLGE is encoded by the coding sequence ATGAAAGCGGCAACAGCAGTAATCGACCGCCGCGCTCTGCGACATAACTTGCAACAGGTACGGCGCATGGCGCCACAAAGCCGCCTGATTGCTGTTGTGAAAGCAAACGCTTATGGCCACGGGTTATTAGAAACAGCGCATACTTTGCAGGATGCCGATTGCTACGGCGTCGCGCGCATCGGTGAAGCTCTGATGCTACGTTCCGGCGGGATCGTAAAACCTATTCTGCTGCTGGAAGGGTTTTTTGCCGCAGAGGATTTGCCTATTCTGGTGGCTAACCGGATTGAAACCGCAGTACACAGTATTGAGCAATTAGAAGCGCTGGAAGCGGCGGATCTCCCGGCACCGATCAATGTTTGGATGAAACTCGATACCGGTATGCACCGTTTAGGTGTGCGCCCTGAGCAGGCCGACGCTTTCTACCAGCGCCTATGTGCTTGCCGCAACGTTATTCAGCCCGTCAATATTATGAGCCACTTCAGCCGTGCCGACGAGCCTGAAGTGGAGACCACCCATCAGCAACTTGCTTGCTTTGACGCCTTTGCTATTGGCAAACCGGGTAAACAGTCTATTGCTGCCTCTGGCGGTATTTTGCTGTGGCCGCAAGCGCATCGTGATTGGGTTCGCCCCGGTATCATACTGTATGGCGTTTCGCCGATGGATGAACCTTATGCCAGTCATTTTGATCTACTGCCAGCGATGGCATTAAAATCCAGCCTGATTGCTGTGCGTGAACATAAAGCCGGTGAGCCAGTGGGCTATGGCGGTACTTGGGTTAGTGAGCATGATACGCGCTTGGGTGTCGTGGCGATTGGTTACGGTGACGGTTATCCGCGCAGCGCACCATCGGGTACGCCGATGTGGGTCAATGGTCGCGAAGTATGCATTGTCGGGCGGGTATCAATGGACATGATTTCAGTTGATCTTGGGCCAAATAGCAGCGACAAAGTCGGTGATGAAGTGCTGTTGTGGGGGGCCGATTTACCGGTTGAGAAAATCGCGGCTTACACCGGTATCAGTGCCTATGAATTGATCACTAAGCTGACCTCCCGTGTAGCGATGGAATATCTGGGAGAATAA